A genomic segment from Bdellovibrio sp. ArHS encodes:
- the rlmN gene encoding 23S rRNA (adenine(2503)-C(2))-methyltransferase RlmN, translating into MELNDGVDTTQTSAPVNYSDDNVAKPLENKPVNFYSLTLEGLKAYLKGKGKEQFRAQQIFKWVYEQRVTDPELMTNLSKEFRASLPQILSFDLPPVLTHLKSVDGTQKLLFDMGSGNSVEAVVIPSEDRLTLCISSEVGCNIGCKFCFTGKQKLKRRLRTEEIVGQFMQVHDRLGEGQRITNIVFMGMGEPLDNPEAVFQTIDVLHSPWGINLSRKKITVSTSGIVPEMWRVSEAKVRLAVSLNGPTDEIRTQVMPINKKWNTTELLNACKEHYRITKDKITFEYVLLKGVTDQIEHARQLVKLVKDVPCKINIIPFNEHPGSGYERPSDAAVEAFHSELMRLGAHVLLRRSMGRDIFAACGQLTSQVPNKPVSMDISNSKLAGLPKYKREMLENAATSQQEQ; encoded by the coding sequence ATGGAATTGAATGATGGTGTTGACACCACTCAAACTAGCGCGCCTGTAAACTACTCTGACGATAACGTCGCCAAACCCCTCGAAAACAAACCGGTGAATTTCTACTCCCTGACTTTGGAAGGCCTTAAAGCCTATTTGAAAGGCAAAGGAAAAGAACAGTTCCGCGCACAGCAGATCTTTAAATGGGTCTACGAACAGCGTGTAACAGATCCCGAGCTGATGACCAATCTTTCGAAAGAGTTCCGCGCTTCATTGCCACAGATTCTGTCTTTCGATCTTCCGCCAGTATTGACTCATTTAAAGTCGGTCGATGGGACGCAAAAACTGCTCTTTGATATGGGTAGCGGTAACAGCGTTGAGGCCGTCGTTATTCCATCTGAAGACCGTCTGACTTTGTGTATTTCTTCAGAAGTGGGCTGCAACATTGGATGTAAGTTCTGCTTTACGGGCAAACAAAAATTGAAACGACGTCTGCGCACGGAAGAAATTGTCGGACAATTCATGCAAGTGCACGATCGTTTGGGTGAAGGCCAACGTATCACGAATATCGTTTTCATGGGCATGGGCGAGCCGTTGGATAATCCGGAAGCAGTTTTCCAGACGATCGATGTTCTTCATTCTCCTTGGGGAATCAATTTGTCGCGCAAGAAGATCACCGTTTCGACATCGGGGATTGTGCCGGAAATGTGGCGAGTCTCTGAAGCCAAAGTGCGTTTGGCGGTGAGCCTAAATGGTCCGACGGATGAAATCCGCACCCAAGTTATGCCGATCAATAAAAAGTGGAATACGACGGAATTGTTAAATGCCTGCAAAGAGCACTATCGTATCACCAAGGATAAAATCACCTTTGAATACGTTTTGCTTAAAGGTGTAACAGATCAAATTGAACATGCGCGCCAGTTGGTGAAACTGGTGAAGGATGTGCCTTGTAAAATCAATATCATTCCTTTTAACGAGCACCCGGGCTCGGGTTACGAACGTCCTTCCGATGCCGCCGTCGAGGCGTTTCATTCAGAGTTGATGCGTTTGGGCGCACACGTGCTTTTGCGTCGTTCGATGGGTCGCGATATCTTCGCGGCTTGCGGACAATTGACAAGCCAGGTTCCCAACAAACCGGTGTCCATGGATATTTCAAATTCAAAACTAGCAGGTCTGCCGAAGTATAAACGCGAGATGCTTGAAAACGCGGCGACCTCTCAACAGGAGCAATAA
- a CDS encoding PfkB family carbohydrate kinase, giving the protein MSEILVVGSLAYDSIQTPSGKVDRALGGSANYFSLAASLFSKVRVVGVVGEDYEQGDYELLNSRGVDLSGLSKVAGKTFHWAGSYEGDMNEAKTLQTDLNVFEHFNPQLPEHFKDSSFVFLANIAPELQLQVLEQVKAPKFVGMDTMNFWISIKKEKLIEVLKKVDLVLINEGEAKMLTGAANAISAAPLITALGPQAVVIKRGEYGFAMYTKEEGYFILPAMPIPTVVDPTGAGDTFAGGFFGYLAAQKDKPTLGHLKQACIMGSMMASHTIQDFSVRALSKVTLGDVEKRLADYKKVITL; this is encoded by the coding sequence ATGTCAGAGATTTTAGTTGTCGGAAGTTTGGCTTACGATTCCATTCAAACTCCTTCAGGAAAAGTGGATCGTGCTTTGGGCGGTTCCGCGAATTATTTTTCTTTGGCGGCGTCTTTGTTTTCGAAGGTGCGCGTCGTGGGTGTCGTTGGTGAAGACTATGAGCAAGGCGATTATGAGCTTTTGAATTCCCGCGGTGTGGATCTTAGCGGCCTTTCTAAAGTGGCCGGAAAGACTTTCCATTGGGCAGGTTCTTACGAAGGCGATATGAACGAAGCCAAAACTTTGCAAACAGATTTGAATGTTTTCGAACATTTCAATCCACAATTGCCAGAGCACTTTAAAGATTCTTCTTTCGTATTCTTGGCGAATATTGCTCCGGAATTGCAGTTGCAGGTTTTGGAACAGGTGAAAGCGCCTAAGTTCGTGGGCATGGATACAATGAATTTCTGGATCTCGATAAAAAAAGAAAAGTTGATCGAGGTTTTGAAAAAAGTAGACTTGGTGTTGATCAACGAAGGTGAAGCGAAAATGTTGACGGGCGCTGCCAATGCGATTTCAGCAGCCCCGTTGATCACGGCCTTGGGACCCCAAGCTGTGGTTATTAAACGTGGCGAATACGGTTTTGCGATGTACACAAAAGAAGAAGGCTACTTCATTCTTCCTGCGATGCCGATCCCAACAGTGGTTGATCCGACAGGCGCGGGGGATACTTTTGCCGGTGGCTTTTTTGGCTACTTGGCTGCGCAAAAAGACAAGCCAACCTTGGGTCATTTGAAACAAGCTTGTATCATGGGTTCTATGATGGCGAGCCACACGATTCAGGATTTTTCGGTGCGTGCTCTTTCAAAAGTCACTTTGGGCGATGTTGAAAAACGCCTGGCTGACTACAAAAAAGTCATCACGCTTTAA
- a CDS encoding TIGR02147 family protein translates to MTKDVFQFTDYRAFIKAQVDQDQNRWGIWAKLAQAASCKPTYLSQAMREKCHLTSEHMLGIARYWDLSDAETDFLLLLLEYARAGTQELRDYLFSKIKRIRKEREDIATRLKKPKFETGEKETLYYSSWFWSALHVMVSIPEYQSPKKIAARLSLPVEFIEQALQRLATHGIVTRKGQGWTYGTADVHIPKDSLLVGVHHNNWRQRAVADSTSPLGSDGVHYTSVYSLSRNDYQHLKEKMLELIEYSRKKIVDSKEEEIICFLCDIFPV, encoded by the coding sequence ATGACTAAAGACGTTTTTCAATTCACTGATTATCGAGCCTTCATTAAAGCCCAAGTCGATCAAGATCAAAACCGTTGGGGGATCTGGGCAAAGCTAGCGCAGGCGGCTTCGTGCAAGCCGACTTATCTGTCACAGGCGATGCGAGAAAAATGTCATCTAACCTCTGAGCACATGCTCGGCATCGCTCGCTATTGGGACCTTTCCGATGCCGAAACCGATTTTCTTCTACTTTTATTGGAGTATGCCCGAGCCGGCACGCAAGAGCTTAGGGATTATTTATTTTCAAAAATAAAGCGCATTCGTAAAGAGCGAGAAGACATTGCGACACGACTTAAAAAGCCTAAATTTGAAACCGGAGAAAAGGAAACACTCTATTACTCTTCCTGGTTCTGGTCTGCCCTTCATGTGATGGTCTCGATCCCTGAATATCAGTCGCCCAAGAAAATCGCCGCACGCCTGTCTTTACCCGTTGAGTTTATTGAACAGGCCCTTCAGCGCCTGGCCACTCACGGTATCGTCACGCGCAAAGGTCAGGGGTGGACCTACGGAACTGCGGACGTGCATATCCCCAAAGACTCGCTTCTTGTCGGTGTTCATCACAACAATTGGCGACAACGGGCTGTCGCCGACTCGACGTCACCATTGGGTTCGGACGGTGTTCATTATACATCCGTTTATTCATTGAGCCGAAATGATTACCAGCATCTTAAAGAAAAGATGTTAGAGCTGATTGAGTATTCACGAAAGAAGATCGTCGACTCAAAGGAAGAAGAGATTATTTGTTTTCTGTGCGACATTTTCCCGGTGTAG
- a CDS encoding GMC family oxidoreductase, with product MKLDYDYIVIGSGFGGSVMTCRLVEKGYKVCLLERGREWKMHEFPRRPHEVRKNMFWDPADNKYGLMEVRDTPESDVMTITPSGLGGGSLIYANVLYKMPEDFFRGWPGGITRQKLEPYYERVLRTMEAKPYPYDSHPYYRNTPKTTLLKKLTEEMTTAPESTEKPKVVHPPLAVRFEGKFPGHQTRNIHGALQSRCNKCGDCDIGCNIHAKNTLDLNYLFRARNWDGADHKAEVRTHAEVVRIEKKQNFYVVTYVIPEFPLQENSFTAKNVVLSAGSLGSTSLLLKMRRHGHLPLLNKWLGKKWSGNGDFISLIFKSKHNVDGTNGPVITSSIEYRYKDYEDGYPHGMFIQEAGFPVGFAWFLSGKVPQFSGLWGLASMAAHHLKKYVFKVLKISSQDQINIGDEMAHSIDRAEFTKRCLVLLGMGRDKPDGEIQLRNDDQALIRWKIDESQPHFTRIRTEMKKLAEMVDGVYVENPLTHLKKVISVHPLGGCPMGDSEHTGFVSTKGEVFGYPGLYVVDGSILPTSTGSNPSLTIAAMAEYIADQIPLKQTLLMEERIKIESL from the coding sequence GTGAAATTAGACTATGACTATATTGTGATCGGGTCCGGCTTTGGCGGCTCGGTGATGACCTGTCGACTCGTTGAAAAAGGTTATAAAGTGTGTCTTTTAGAGCGCGGACGCGAGTGGAAAATGCACGAATTCCCGCGTCGCCCCCACGAAGTCCGCAAGAACATGTTTTGGGACCCGGCTGATAATAAATATGGACTGATGGAAGTTCGCGACACGCCTGAAAGTGACGTCATGACGATCACCCCCAGTGGTTTGGGTGGCGGCAGTCTTATTTATGCCAATGTACTTTACAAAATGCCCGAAGATTTTTTTCGGGGATGGCCGGGCGGAATCACTCGGCAAAAACTGGAACCTTACTATGAACGTGTCTTGCGCACGATGGAGGCCAAGCCCTATCCTTATGATTCACATCCTTATTATCGCAACACCCCGAAGACCACCCTTCTAAAAAAGCTCACCGAAGAAATGACGACCGCACCCGAATCGACAGAAAAACCCAAAGTCGTTCATCCGCCATTAGCCGTGCGCTTCGAAGGGAAATTCCCCGGACATCAGACAAGAAATATTCACGGCGCTTTACAATCTCGCTGCAACAAATGCGGCGACTGCGATATCGGGTGCAACATTCACGCGAAAAACACGTTGGATTTAAATTATTTATTCCGCGCCCGGAACTGGGACGGCGCAGATCATAAAGCCGAGGTACGCACTCACGCTGAAGTCGTGCGGATAGAGAAAAAACAGAATTTTTATGTCGTCACCTATGTGATTCCTGAATTTCCTTTGCAGGAAAATTCTTTCACCGCGAAAAATGTCGTCTTGTCGGCGGGCTCTTTAGGTTCAACATCGTTGCTTTTAAAAATGCGACGTCATGGACACTTGCCTTTGTTGAACAAATGGTTAGGAAAAAAGTGGAGCGGAAATGGCGACTTCATTTCTTTGATTTTTAAATCAAAACACAACGTCGATGGCACCAATGGCCCGGTGATCACCAGCTCGATTGAATACAGGTACAAAGACTACGAGGATGGCTATCCACATGGAATGTTTATTCAAGAAGCGGGTTTCCCGGTCGGCTTCGCCTGGTTTCTTTCGGGCAAAGTACCGCAGTTCAGTGGCTTGTGGGGACTGGCTTCGATGGCGGCACATCACTTAAAGAAATACGTGTTCAAAGTTCTGAAGATCAGCAGCCAAGATCAGATCAACATTGGCGACGAGATGGCCCATAGTATCGACCGCGCAGAGTTCACCAAACGCTGTTTGGTTCTTTTAGGTATGGGCCGGGACAAACCTGACGGAGAAATTCAGTTGCGCAATGACGATCAAGCCCTGATTCGCTGGAAAATTGATGAAAGTCAGCCGCACTTCACACGCATCCGCACAGAAATGAAAAAATTGGCGGAAATGGTCGATGGTGTCTATGTCGAAAATCCGCTCACACACCTGAAGAAAGTCATCTCCGTGCACCCTTTAGGCGGCTGTCCTATGGGCGACTCGGAACACACCGGTTTCGTCAGCACCAAGGGGGAAGTCTTTGGCTATCCCGGATTGTATGTCGTCGATGGCAGCATTTTACCAACTTCCACCGGTAGCAATCCTTCCTTAACGATCGCCGCTATGGCCGAATACATCGCCGATCAAATTCCCTTAAAACAGACACTCTTGATGGAAGAAAGAATTAAAATTGAAAGCCTTTAA